In a single window of the Planctomycetia bacterium genome:
- a CDS encoding VOC family protein translates to MGARLFRMVLPVTSIEKAAAFYKTVLGEADVRVPPGWHYFDCGGVILACFDPKADGDGYEAVPLSECLYFCVDDIEVTYAACREAGATFEPGDVHGEAAGEIAKRPWGERSFYVRDPFGNKLCFVDEVTVFEG, encoded by the coding sequence ATGGGCGCGAGGTTGTTTCGGATGGTTTTGCCGGTGACGTCGATTGAGAAGGCGGCGGCGTTTTACAAGACGGTGCTGGGGGAGGCCGACGTGCGGGTGCCGCCTGGGTGGCACTACTTTGACTGCGGCGGGGTGATACTGGCGTGCTTCGACCCGAAGGCGGACGGCGACGGGTATGAGGCGGTTCCACTTTCGGAGTGCTTGTACTTCTGCGTCGATGACATTGAAGTGACGTATGCGGCGTGCCGAGAGGCGGGGGCGACGTTTGAACCGGGCGACGTGCACGGTGAAGCGGCCGGGGAAATCGCGAAGCGGCCGTGGGGGGAGCGGTCGTTTTATGTGCGCGATCCGTTCGGGAACAAGCTGTGCTTCGTGGACGAGGTGACGGTTTTCGAGGGATAG
- a CDS encoding CpsD/CapB family tyrosine-protein kinase — protein MGHIAEALKRARQEREDQLRLGEAPHVRPLAEPRPDRPVDSFAPQLIELPGESRPPGAVESDRTDKGPRRLADLLRPGLTRLRDHASDESMAAIAPPVQWDVEAPLVTLRERSSSIAEQYRAIRTWLLCRVKPRDRTCLCITSSIPGEGKTVTVANLAVAMSEIRRMRVLALDCDLRQGALAGLFKLSRSPGFTDVLSGEATLDEAIVQTPIPNLCILPAGRLKDANPAELLNSAAAARIFDEVRDRFHYTLVDTPPVQSVSDVGVIGALCTGLVMVVRMHKTASHMVRQSITWLQSNNLNVMGCVATGCSLKDATYSYRSGEYPET, from the coding sequence ATGGGACACATCGCGGAAGCACTCAAGCGAGCCCGACAGGAGCGCGAGGACCAGTTGCGCCTCGGCGAAGCTCCGCACGTCCGGCCGCTTGCCGAGCCGCGCCCGGATCGACCGGTTGATTCCTTTGCTCCGCAGTTGATCGAACTGCCGGGTGAGTCTCGTCCGCCCGGTGCCGTCGAAAGCGATCGCACGGACAAAGGCCCTCGTCGGTTAGCAGATCTTCTAAGACCCGGTTTGACCCGCCTGCGCGACCATGCCTCCGACGAGTCGATGGCCGCCATCGCGCCGCCCGTGCAGTGGGACGTCGAAGCCCCGCTGGTCACGCTCCGCGAGCGAAGCTCGTCAATCGCCGAGCAGTATCGCGCCATCCGAACCTGGCTCCTGTGTCGCGTGAAGCCTCGGGACCGAACGTGCTTGTGCATCACCAGCAGCATTCCGGGCGAGGGCAAGACCGTCACAGTCGCGAATCTCGCCGTGGCGATGTCGGAGATCCGCCGAATGCGCGTGCTGGCCCTGGATTGCGATCTTCGCCAGGGGGCTCTGGCCGGTCTGTTCAAGCTGTCGCGCTCGCCGGGCTTCACGGATGTCCTGTCAGGAGAGGCGACGCTCGATGAGGCGATCGTCCAGACGCCGATTCCCAACCTCTGCATCCTGCCCGCCGGACGTCTCAAGGACGCCAATCCTGCCGAATTATTGAATTCAGCGGCGGCGGCCCGCATCTTTGACGAGGTCCGCGACAGATTTCACTACACACTCGTCGATACACCCCCGGTACAGAGCGTTTCAGACGTGGGCGTGATCGGTGCGCTGTGCACGGGTCTGGTCATGGTCGTGCGGATGCACAAGACGGCATCGCACATGGTTCGGCAGTCGATCACATGGCTTCAGTCGAACAATCTCAACGTGATGGGGTGCGTGGCGACAGGTTGCAGCCTCAAGGACGCGACCTATTCCTACCGATCCGGGGAATACCCGGAGACGTAA
- a CDS encoding molybdenum cofactor guanylyltransferase → MNRSTINAAILIGGQSSRMGEPKPALLLDGRPLLELAVDQIAPLASRIALVGRMDDATRAAANRLANSQKKITTLEDDPAFAGPLAGILSALSSAPDANWLVLSCDMPAMSSKAMAWLLDHHDPAHRATVARRSAADDIEPFPAVYRAGIVEQIRSSAVDCGGSLRRVLSKLGAVAVTIPDDLEPCWQNCNTPQEWQAFLSERRRQNETD, encoded by the coding sequence ATGAACCGCAGCACAATCAACGCCGCAATCCTCATCGGCGGCCAAAGCTCCCGAATGGGCGAACCCAAACCCGCCCTCCTCCTGGACGGCCGCCCGCTCCTCGAACTCGCCGTCGACCAAATCGCCCCGCTGGCCAGCCGCATCGCCCTCGTCGGCCGCATGGATGACGCCACCCGCGCCGCGGCAAATCGCCTCGCGAACTCGCAAAAAAAAATCACCACCCTCGAAGACGACCCCGCCTTCGCCGGCCCCCTCGCCGGAATCCTCAGCGCCCTCTCATCGGCCCCGGATGCAAACTGGCTCGTCCTTTCCTGCGACATGCCGGCGATGTCGAGCAAAGCGATGGCCTGGCTGCTCGATCACCACGATCCCGCCCACCGCGCAACAGTCGCCCGGCGCAGCGCAGCCGACGACATCGAGCCATTCCCCGCCGTCTATCGCGCTGGCATCGTGGAACAAATAAGATCGTCCGCCGTCGATTGCGGCGGCTCGCTGCGTCGTGTGTTGTCAAAGCTGGGAGCCGTCGCCGTGACGATTCCCGATGATTTGGAACCCTGCTGGCAAAACTGCAACACGCCGCAGGAGTGGCAGGCATTCCTCTCCGAAAGGCGGCGGCAAAATGAAACCGACTAG
- a CDS encoding AAA family ATPase translates to MYFDFFGLNLLPFNNTPDPRFFYETPDHEEALASLLYAAQERKGFALVTGEVGAGKTLLSRLLLNRLGPSARTAVITNTRLGPRDLLTAVCREFEIAISPDATITDITGALEHFLLEQYSRNRLAVVILDEAQNLPLESFEELRLLGNLEADDAKLLQVLILGQPELQQTFRAPAMKQLEQRMFRSFHLTAMSRDVTAGYINHRLRVAGLDEKREVFSSGAIDAVYRHSEGVPRLINQICDNAMLAAYTKSTREVSESLVEEIVEQLIAKGAPTVAQVPQGVYARQALGVSSTSAQPATTAADTIARAELIQHQEALEERIRTMDRTMRKMAERLESSESRLAEIDEVRKLAEQRPRQGAEELDAVRRIRAEALVVLEETQNAAREAVKQADELRRRKDIESDQERQRIDTTLERTERQHAALKQQVSELLAAEKAELEAARQIRSQTSESLREAANVLRETKSESETLRAEAREAAESLQRQLTETTEKTEKQNVIVQRQIRQALQELHAYTHAQKLSLSKLVTEEKAGMTHARQIRQKAAGVLQEALAAAEEAKKRAEEAQAEAQAARARAQDVKKEIEEVSASQPTQVAQVRGTQLELAELARKADAVRAELDNLNQATRRAIEESRSSTGELSLKAEAIRNDLGAFANDTKKSLEEARTEVGSLIAQSREENKAFKQSASSLERDLRTQVAAARQQFESRIGEALQQADLIRSQSRAVAADLAERLQQARVKLEGAINEAHQAADEVRERGQASLSEVRVALLQMTDRASSLRGDLVKTGDDVQSQVEKVVKDFDGRLEAARRESAQQTDKISDLLNRSQTIAVNLTERSDKTLAEARANAQAITKQAEEMLRKADEAAQTITNEVRDLRLRAMKEGEQTREQVQITRLQLTEARIDSAKVVDRLTRIHEETQSKTDELLQRGQQVAKHTQELLDMPAQQIEEACKRAAALAQLSKSTAQIVQRLEKSRGEIETSIDTAKDVIGLSDEKMELLRQQTSRVGQLVGIVRQLYGSLEAKAKIQQIRSRLDQADDLCSSVLPREMENLRTVLTEQLNPKQVVPALPSKARAAATAPRPAAQTAAPRPAPVGQRPQSPAAPAQPNNVTLGEIVSKNKKLNEWLRETLGREEAQETPPAQTADRIDQTILTKAS, encoded by the coding sequence ATGTATTTCGATTTCTTCGGTCTCAACCTCCTGCCGTTCAACAATACGCCGGATCCCCGGTTCTTCTATGAGACCCCGGATCACGAAGAGGCGCTGGCCTCGCTGTTGTACGCCGCCCAGGAGCGCAAGGGCTTTGCACTCGTCACCGGGGAAGTCGGCGCGGGAAAGACGCTGCTCAGTCGGCTGCTTTTAAACCGGCTCGGTCCATCGGCGCGCACCGCCGTCATCACCAACACCCGGCTGGGACCGCGAGACCTGCTCACCGCAGTCTGCCGCGAATTTGAAATCGCCATCTCTCCGGACGCGACCATCACTGACATTACCGGGGCGCTGGAGCACTTTCTGCTGGAGCAGTACTCGCGCAATCGCCTGGCCGTGGTCATTCTCGACGAGGCTCAGAATCTGCCGCTCGAGTCGTTTGAGGAACTTCGGCTACTGGGCAATCTCGAAGCCGACGACGCAAAGCTTCTCCAGGTGCTCATCCTCGGGCAACCTGAGTTGCAACAGACCTTTCGCGCTCCCGCGATGAAGCAGCTCGAGCAGCGCATGTTCCGCAGCTTTCACCTCACCGCCATGAGTCGGGACGTTACCGCGGGCTATATCAATCACCGGCTTCGCGTCGCCGGTCTGGATGAGAAGCGGGAAGTGTTCAGCAGCGGGGCCATCGACGCCGTCTACCGGCATTCAGAGGGTGTTCCCCGACTGATCAATCAGATCTGCGACAACGCGATGCTCGCGGCGTACACCAAGTCCACGCGTGAGGTCAGCGAATCGCTCGTTGAGGAGATCGTCGAGCAGTTGATTGCCAAAGGCGCGCCTACTGTCGCCCAGGTCCCGCAGGGGGTTTATGCCCGACAGGCGCTCGGAGTTTCCAGCACGTCCGCCCAGCCGGCTACGACGGCGGCCGACACCATTGCCCGGGCAGAGTTGATTCAACATCAGGAGGCCCTTGAGGAACGCATCCGAACGATGGATCGGACGATGCGCAAGATGGCCGAGCGATTGGAGAGTTCGGAATCTCGACTCGCGGAGATCGACGAGGTACGCAAGCTCGCCGAGCAGCGACCTCGACAGGGGGCCGAAGAGTTGGATGCGGTGCGGCGAATCCGCGCTGAGGCGCTCGTGGTGCTGGAGGAGACACAGAACGCAGCACGTGAGGCGGTGAAGCAGGCCGATGAGCTTCGCCGCAGGAAGGACATTGAGTCCGACCAGGAGCGCCAGAGAATCGACACAACCCTGGAGAGGACCGAGCGGCAGCACGCCGCGCTCAAGCAGCAGGTTTCTGAATTACTCGCCGCCGAGAAGGCCGAGTTGGAAGCGGCGCGGCAGATTCGCAGTCAGACGAGTGAGTCGCTGCGCGAGGCGGCCAACGTCCTTCGCGAAACGAAGTCGGAGTCGGAGACGCTTCGCGCTGAGGCTCGCGAGGCGGCGGAATCGCTCCAGCGGCAACTGACCGAGACGACTGAGAAGACCGAGAAGCAGAACGTCATCGTGCAGCGTCAGATTCGCCAGGCGCTTCAGGAGCTGCACGCATATACCCACGCGCAGAAGCTCAGCCTGAGCAAACTGGTCACAGAGGAAAAGGCGGGCATGACCCACGCCCGGCAGATTCGTCAGAAGGCCGCCGGGGTCTTGCAGGAGGCCCTCGCCGCGGCGGAGGAGGCCAAGAAGCGCGCAGAAGAGGCGCAGGCCGAAGCGCAGGCTGCCAGAGCGCGGGCGCAGGACGTCAAGAAGGAGATCGAGGAAGTCTCCGCTTCGCAGCCGACGCAGGTCGCGCAGGTTCGCGGCACTCAGTTGGAACTAGCGGAGCTTGCCCGCAAAGCCGACGCCGTCCGTGCCGAACTCGACAACCTTAACCAAGCCACACGCCGGGCCATCGAAGAATCGCGAAGCTCGACCGGCGAACTATCGCTGAAGGCGGAGGCCATTCGCAACGATCTCGGCGCCTTCGCCAACGACACCAAGAAGTCTCTCGAAGAGGCCAGAACTGAGGTCGGCTCGCTCATCGCCCAGTCTCGCGAGGAAAACAAGGCCTTCAAGCAGAGTGCGAGCTCGCTCGAACGCGATCTGCGCACACAGGTGGCGGCAGCACGGCAGCAGTTCGAATCGCGCATCGGCGAGGCCCTTCAGCAGGCCGACCTCATCCGCTCTCAGTCTCGCGCCGTCGCGGCCGATCTGGCCGAGCGGCTGCAACAGGCCCGCGTCAAGCTCGAAGGCGCCATCAACGAGGCCCATCAGGCCGCCGACGAGGTGCGCGAGCGCGGTCAGGCGAGCCTCTCCGAAGTGCGCGTCGCCCTGCTACAGATGACCGATCGGGCGTCGTCGCTGCGAGGCGACCTCGTCAAGACGGGCGATGACGTGCAAAGCCAGGTCGAAAAGGTGGTCAAGGACTTCGACGGGCGGCTGGAAGCGGCCCGGCGCGAGTCCGCTCAGCAGACAGACAAGATCAGCGATCTACTCAATCGCTCGCAGACCATCGCCGTCAATCTGACGGAGCGCAGCGACAAGACTCTCGCCGAGGCCCGCGCGAATGCACAGGCCATTACCAAGCAGGCGGAGGAAATGCTGCGCAAGGCCGATGAAGCCGCTCAGACCATCACCAATGAGGTGCGCGACCTGCGCCTGCGAGCCATGAAGGAAGGCGAGCAGACCCGGGAGCAGGTGCAGATCACTCGTCTCCAGCTTACCGAAGCGCGCATCGACTCGGCCAAGGTGGTCGATCGACTGACGCGCATCCACGAAGAGACGCAGTCGAAGACCGACGAACTTCTCCAGCGCGGGCAGCAGGTTGCCAAGCACACGCAGGAACTTCTCGACATGCCGGCCCAACAGATCGAGGAGGCGTGCAAGCGGGCCGCTGCATTGGCGCAGCTCTCGAAGAGCACGGCGCAGATTGTTCAGCGACTTGAGAAGAGCCGCGGTGAAATCGAAACGTCCATCGACACGGCCAAGGACGTGATCGGCCTCTCCGATGAGAAGATGGAACTGCTCCGCCAGCAGACTTCACGCGTCGGGCAGCTCGTCGGCATCGTCCGGCAGCTTTACGGCTCGCTCGAGGCCAAGGCGAAGATTCAGCAGATCCGAAGCCGGCTCGACCAGGCCGACGACCTTTGCAGCAGCGTCCTGCCGCGCGAGATGGAAAACCTCCGCACGGTGCTGACCGAGCAGCTCAACCCCAAACAGGTCGTACCCGCCTTGCCATCCAAGGCCCGGGCCGCCGCCACCGCCCCCCGTCCGGCGGCTCAAACGGCCGCCCCGCGACCTGCTCCCGTCGGCCAAAGGCCCCAGTCGCCTGCCGCTCCGGCGCAGCCGAACAATGTCACCCTCGGTGAGATCGTCTCCAAGAACAAGAAGCTCAACGAGTGGCTTCGGGAGACCCTCGGTCGGGAGGAGGCTCAGGAGACGCCCCCGGCGCAGACGGCCGATCGCATCGACCAGACCATCCTGACCAAGGCATCCTGA
- a CDS encoding homogentisate 1,2-dioxygenase yields MIQYVAMGKIPPKPHTTHYEDGKLLMEHCHTREGFEGAFSILYYRTPPTDENAVEKLAIPGFCPFEPLAEQPLYRRHIKTQDMKLKGDFLDARRVLLFNNDVQISMVKPTEMSPRFFSNGDGDELYFVNRGKGRIETLFGVLPFKDRDYLLIPRSTPYRIHWDGPDPDFLVFEGRGFIDVPKEWRNRHGQITMYAPYSHRDFHGPTELLKYDAAQHGTGTFRLVVKRDDVLTVHLHKHFPFEVVGWDGTVYPVAFNIHDYQPKTSTIHLPPTIHLTFAGNDFVVCSFVPRKVDYFDRGESKAIPCPYGHASVHMDEILFYVAGNFTSRRGIDSGSISLHPAGIPHGPHPGTYEKSVGHDRTSELAVMCDTYKLLRLTKVAHELEDKDYHLTWLSKESGGPDAPGAR; encoded by the coding sequence ATGATCCAGTACGTCGCAATGGGCAAGATTCCCCCCAAGCCCCACACCACCCACTACGAAGACGGCAAGCTCCTCATGGAGCACTGCCACACCCGCGAGGGCTTCGAAGGCGCCTTCTCCATCCTCTACTACCGCACCCCGCCCACCGACGAGAACGCCGTCGAGAAGCTCGCCATCCCCGGCTTCTGCCCCTTCGAGCCCCTCGCCGAGCAGCCGCTTTACCGTCGCCACATCAAGACCCAGGACATGAAGCTCAAGGGCGACTTCCTCGATGCCCGCCGCGTCCTGCTTTTTAACAACGACGTCCAGATCAGCATGGTCAAGCCCACCGAGATGAGCCCGCGCTTCTTCTCCAACGGCGACGGCGACGAGCTCTACTTCGTCAACCGCGGCAAGGGCCGCATCGAGACCCTCTTCGGCGTCCTGCCCTTCAAGGACCGCGACTATCTGCTCATCCCGCGCTCCACCCCGTACCGCATCCACTGGGATGGGCCCGATCCCGACTTCCTCGTCTTCGAGGGTCGCGGCTTCATTGATGTCCCCAAGGAGTGGCGCAACCGTCACGGCCAGATCACCATGTACGCCCCGTACTCCCATCGCGACTTCCACGGCCCCACCGAACTGCTCAAGTACGACGCAGCCCAGCACGGCACCGGCACCTTCCGCCTCGTCGTCAAGCGCGACGACGTGCTCACCGTCCACCTGCACAAGCACTTTCCGTTCGAGGTCGTCGGCTGGGACGGCACCGTCTACCCCGTCGCCTTCAACATTCACGACTACCAGCCCAAGACTAGCACGATCCACCTCCCGCCGACCATCCACCTCACCTTCGCCGGCAACGACTTCGTCGTATGCAGCTTCGTCCCGCGCAAGGTGGACTATTTCGATCGCGGCGAGAGCAAAGCCATCCCCTGCCCCTACGGCCACGCCAGCGTCCACATGGACGAGATTCTGTTTTACGTCGCCGGCAACTTCACCAGCCGCCGCGGCATCGACAGCGGCTCCATCAGCCTCCACCCCGCCGGCATCCCCCACGGCCCGCACCCAGGCACCTACGAGAAGAGCGTCGGCCACGACCGCACCAGCGAGCTGGCCGTCATGTGCGACACCTACAAACTGCTGCGACTCACGAAGGTGGCCCACGAGTTGGAAGACAAGGACTACCACCTCACCTGGCTAAGCAAAGAATCCGGCGGCCCCGACGCCCCCGGCGCGCGCTAA
- a CDS encoding polysaccharide biosynthesis/export family protein, translating into MPDKLNNRTIDVVRMLGTVCGLVGLTLCGACGPSEKEIKAFVHEWEASVSASDYEVQPPDSLEISSSNALEIDGEIQTVRQDGKITMRLLGEVKVAGLTPVEIARKVESLLRRYYLEPQVSVRVSSAGSKRYYVFGQVAREGAFQYTGRDTLLGALALANPNFTAAKEMIKVIRPSHEEDKRQVLTIDAYRMLEQGRMEQNVLLQEGDIIYVPPTVLGWIGLRFQEILYPIQPVLQTYSAPAGIASSNQTYRNANNDTNNVN; encoded by the coding sequence ATGCCTGACAAACTCAACAATCGGACGATCGACGTAGTGCGGATGCTCGGCACGGTCTGCGGACTCGTCGGCCTCACCTTGTGCGGCGCCTGTGGGCCGAGCGAAAAGGAAATCAAGGCCTTCGTTCACGAATGGGAGGCCTCGGTCTCGGCTTCCGACTATGAAGTTCAGCCGCCGGACTCATTGGAAATCAGTTCGTCCAATGCGCTGGAAATCGACGGTGAAATTCAAACGGTTCGCCAGGACGGCAAGATCACCATGCGCCTACTGGGTGAGGTCAAGGTCGCCGGACTGACCCCCGTGGAAATCGCCCGAAAGGTCGAGTCGCTCCTGCGCCGCTATTACCTGGAGCCCCAGGTGAGCGTGCGCGTCAGCTCGGCGGGGAGCAAGCGATATTACGTGTTTGGGCAGGTAGCGCGGGAAGGGGCGTTCCAGTATACGGGCCGAGATACGCTGCTGGGGGCGCTGGCCCTGGCGAATCCGAATTTCACTGCCGCAAAAGAGATGATCAAAGTCATTCGACCCAGCCACGAGGAAGACAAGCGCCAGGTGCTGACGATCGACGCCTATCGAATGCTCGAGCAGGGCAGGATGGAGCAGAATGTGCTCCTGCAGGAGGGCGACATCATCTACGTGCCGCCGACGGTGCTCGGCTGGATCGGTCTGAGGTTCCAGGAAATCCTGTATCCGATTCAGCCGGTGTTGCAGACCTACAGTGCGCCGGCCGGTATCGCCTCGTCGAACCAAACCTATCGGAACGCCAACAACGACACCAACAACGTCAATTGA
- a CDS encoding trypsin-like peptidase domain-containing protein, whose protein sequence is MIRQTFLFLLCITFAVPAIADDEADVYRRLTESKSSALVTVKFLLRMEGQFGKRESETEITGIMIDAKGLILCANSKLGAPRRFGSATPTDIKVLIGDDIDGLPAKVLARDTELDLAWVQIKEPGEKTFEFMNLADPGEPKIGDRLYALRRMAKFFDRTPIISDGRLAGRAKKPRDLLVPAGLSLDAGQPVLTADGKLVGIVSLQLPEDEEFQANPMAFMSIGRDIGGGLILPTAQVAKATARALEAAKDEEEEDDADADAETTKPSEKKDDGERE, encoded by the coding sequence GTGATTCGTCAGACATTCCTCTTCCTCCTGTGCATTACTTTCGCCGTGCCTGCCATCGCGGATGATGAGGCCGACGTGTATCGACGGCTGACCGAGAGCAAATCCTCGGCCCTGGTCACGGTCAAGTTCCTTTTGCGCATGGAGGGGCAGTTCGGGAAGCGGGAGAGCGAGACGGAGATCACCGGCATCATGATCGATGCGAAGGGGCTGATCCTCTGCGCCAACTCGAAGCTCGGCGCGCCGCGGCGATTCGGCAGCGCGACGCCGACGGACATCAAGGTGCTGATCGGCGACGACATCGACGGGCTGCCGGCGAAGGTGCTGGCGCGCGATACGGAACTGGACCTTGCATGGGTGCAGATCAAGGAGCCGGGCGAGAAGACGTTTGAATTCATGAACCTGGCGGACCCGGGCGAACCGAAGATCGGCGATCGACTGTACGCGCTGCGGCGGATGGCGAAGTTCTTTGACCGGACGCCGATCATCAGCGACGGTCGACTTGCCGGTCGGGCGAAGAAGCCGCGCGATCTGCTGGTGCCGGCGGGATTGTCGCTGGACGCGGGGCAGCCTGTGCTGACCGCCGATGGCAAGCTGGTGGGCATCGTCTCGCTGCAACTGCCGGAAGATGAGGAGTTCCAGGCGAACCCGATGGCGTTCATGTCGATCGGGCGCGACATCGGCGGCGGGCTGATCCTGCCGACGGCGCAGGTGGCGAAGGCGACGGCGCGGGCGCTGGAAGCGGCGAAGGACGAGGAAGAGGAGGACGACGCCGACGCGGACGCGGAGACGACGAAGCCGTCGGAGAAGAAGGACGACGGCGAGCGCGAGTAG
- a CDS encoding PDZ domain-containing protein encodes MPIAAAFSLRAVARYGLLVLLPLTLIAARTGADGPTPVPDADALREGIRTLIESARDKVFPALVNINVVTVNYWDGKEHKGTAVGSGTIISPDGYVITNQHVTDNGKKFRCTLADKQEIPARLVGEDPLTDLAVIQLDLTKLKTPKDSLPVAAFGDSDDLRVGDQVMAMGSPLALSRSVTLGIVSNTQRVFSGHDQNDLEEMELESGQRTGLFTRWIQHDALIHPGNSGGPLVNLKGEIVGINELGGNAIGFAIPSNLAKSVADLLIKHGEVERSWLGIALKPIEKTGFQHGVLVNSVVDDSPAAKAGIKAGDVIVRLDGEEITVRFAEEIPMTMKRLAEYPIGATVRIAYERDGKEAEAEVVTTRLEKDRGDETALRAWGLTVEEITDRMARERRLDSTTGAIVSSVRSGGPAQLAEPPLSYGDVIRKIDDQPIENLAALVERYKSIMATSPLPEYLLIEFDRSGKNQVTLLKPKPEDDEDPPREVPKAWIGIATQPVIDKLAKQLGHPDDLGYRVTRVYPNTRAAHSQLQTGDIILALNGQPLRPRGMQDAGLFNRQLRKLDTDSEAKLTVLRGDKKMEITVELERTRIAPAEARKDRNRDFEMTVREITFFDRDDNRWSVDTKGVIVEMVEDAGWASLGGLESDDLIQQINGKPIKGLKSYRREMKKISEEQPKRVVFVVLRGASTRFQFVEPEWKPQLGDEKKPDAN; translated from the coding sequence ATGCCCATCGCCGCCGCTTTTTCGCTTCGCGCCGTCGCGCGCTACGGCCTTCTCGTCCTGCTTCCGCTGACGCTCATTGCGGCCCGGACAGGTGCCGATGGTCCGACACCCGTGCCCGATGCCGATGCGCTGCGCGAGGGCATTCGGACGCTGATCGAGTCGGCCCGTGACAAGGTCTTTCCCGCCCTGGTCAACATCAACGTCGTCACGGTGAATTACTGGGACGGCAAGGAACACAAGGGAACGGCGGTCGGCAGCGGCACGATCATTTCGCCCGACGGATATGTCATTACCAATCAGCATGTCACGGACAATGGAAAGAAATTTCGCTGCACTTTGGCGGACAAGCAGGAGATTCCCGCGCGACTCGTCGGCGAGGATCCGCTGACCGATCTTGCGGTGATTCAGCTTGATCTCACGAAATTGAAGACGCCCAAGGACTCTTTGCCCGTCGCGGCGTTTGGAGACTCTGACGATCTACGTGTCGGGGATCAGGTCATGGCGATGGGGTCGCCGCTGGCCTTGTCGCGCAGCGTCACGCTGGGCATCGTCTCGAACACGCAGCGCGTCTTCTCCGGGCACGATCAGAACGACCTTGAGGAGATGGAGCTGGAGAGCGGTCAGAGGACTGGACTCTTTACGCGGTGGATTCAGCATGACGCCCTGATTCACCCCGGCAACAGCGGCGGTCCGCTGGTGAATCTGAAGGGGGAGATCGTCGGCATCAACGAACTGGGCGGCAACGCGATCGGCTTTGCCATTCCGTCCAATCTGGCCAAGTCGGTCGCCGATCTACTGATCAAGCATGGTGAAGTTGAGCGAAGCTGGCTGGGCATTGCGCTTAAGCCCATCGAGAAGACCGGCTTCCAGCACGGCGTGCTGGTTAATTCTGTCGTCGATGATTCGCCCGCGGCGAAGGCCGGCATCAAGGCCGGCGACGTGATCGTCCGGCTCGACGGCGAAGAGATCACCGTTCGATTCGCCGAAGAGATTCCCATGACGATGAAGCGGCTCGCCGAATATCCGATCGGGGCGACCGTGCGCATCGCGTACGAGCGCGACGGTAAGGAGGCCGAGGCCGAGGTTGTCACGACGCGACTGGAGAAGGATCGCGGTGATGAGACGGCGCTTCGCGCGTGGGGACTCACGGTGGAAGAGATCACCGATCGCATGGCCCGCGAGCGGCGGCTGGACAGCACGACCGGTGCGATTGTCAGCAGCGTGCGATCCGGCGGACCGGCGCAGCTTGCGGAGCCGCCGCTGTCTTATGGCGACGTGATTCGCAAGATTGATGACCAGCCGATTGAGAACCTTGCCGCGCTGGTCGAGCGGTACAAGAGCATTATGGCGACGAGCCCACTGCCGGAGTATCTGCTGATCGAGTTCGATCGCAGCGGTAAGAATCAAGTGACGCTGCTGAAGCCGAAGCCGGAGGATGACGAGGACCCGCCGCGCGAGGTGCCGAAGGCGTGGATCGGCATTGCGACTCAACCGGTTATCGACAAGCTGGCCAAGCAGCTGGGGCATCCGGACGATCTGGGGTATCGGGTGACGCGCGTCTATCCCAACACGCGCGCGGCGCACTCGCAGTTGCAGACGGGCGATATCATCCTTGCGCTGAACGGGCAACCGCTTCGGCCGCGGGGGATGCAGGATGCGGGGCTTTTCAATCGGCAGCTTCGCAAGCTGGACACCGACAGCGAGGCGAAGCTCACGGTGCTTCGTGGCGATAAGAAGATGGAGATTACCGTCGAACTGGAGCGGACGCGGATCGCGCCGGCGGAGGCGCGGAAGGATCGCAATCGCGACTTTGAGATGACGGTGCGCGAGATCACCTTCTTCGACCGGGACGACAACCGATGGAGCGTTGATACCAAGGGCGTGATCGTCGAGATGGTCGAGGATGCGGGATGGGCGAGCCTCGGCGGGCTGGAGTCGGACGACCTCATTCAGCAGATCAACGGTAAGCCCATTAAGGGGCTCAAGAGTTACCGCCGAGAGATGAAGAAGATCAGCGAAGAGCAGCCCAAGCGCGTGGTCTTCGTTGTGCTGCGAGGGGCTTCGACGCGGTTTCAGTTTGTCGAGCCGGAGTGGAAGCCGCAGCTCGGCGACGAGAAGAAGCCGGATGCGAATTGA